Below is a window of Ahaetulla prasina isolate Xishuangbanna chromosome 1, ASM2864084v1, whole genome shotgun sequence DNA.
aaagtatgaAATGTGATTTGTGATGCAACCTGTTTCCATCTCTGAAAGCACAGTTGACACTACAGAGATCAAGTGAGTTTCTGTCAATTGTTTCTGCTCACCAATcccttatttttaataataagttTGCCACTAGTTTATGTAAATGTATTCAAGAAGTTAAATAGCAAAGAAAACAATTACTCTTTATCTGGGCTACATTTCCATTTACTATTATAACAACAATGTAATTTTCAGAGGTGGAAAGGTGTTGGGTTTATTTATTCAGTACTACTGCAGTTCTTCCAAACGCTTTCCTTTGTGGTAAAAGGTTGAACAAATTGATGTCATCAAAGCCATAACATATTAGTAGGATTCATGTAGTCTCCTAGAAGATATATAGAAGGACCATAGTTACTGAATGCTTTCAGACATGAACACAGTCATTAGCAGGGTGTGTATAACTTGCAGAGTTCTAAACTGTCATCTGGCTTGCAAAGTCTGAAATAAGAATTTGAAAATAGGAATGCATAAAGAATACATCTGTAAGCATAAAATCAGGCTCCAAACCAAAATCTTGCCTGTATTTGAATAGTTAAGACTTTTCTGTATACTGCAGCTTATTTTAACTCTTCAGTGTTAAAGCATGTAAGGTGGATATTCATTACATCTGTACAAAATTAAAAGTATTAGTCCAGTAAAATGTCAAATGGGGGACTCATCTGAAAATATTTTGTAATTCCAACAAAATCTCTATGGTTTCTGTTTTAATATTAATTCAGGGTTATTTTTGAGGGAGTATTTAATGATCGGTATATTTTAGATTTAATTATTTATACGTTGAAATAAATGGCCTAGGCATGCACTAATCTTAAAATGAAGAACACAGAATACCAGATCTCTAAGCTGGACTCTCCAGATGGTTAGCTTTGGTTTCCATAAGATGCTGAGAGCTTCTACTGGATTTTTCTCTGGATTTCATACCAAACTACCATCTACacttgatactgtgatttttaatATGCTTGTAGTAAAGTACTTATGCAAAACTGGGTCCCAGTGCAAAATATCATTTGCAGTTTTTCAACCCTTCAGTGGCCCTAGTTTACAATCCCATTTGCCATGATGACACTTAGGTACTTCAGGAAGACCCACAAGCAATGAAAGCTACAGCAAATGCTCCCTCCTCAGCCAccactgtttctcaactttgCTTCTGCCTTTGTGCATCACATGGGCTTCTGTCACAGAAAAAGCTCTGGCCATTCTCAGCTCCATCCTTTCGTGAATTTGctcaacaccccccccccttttttcccccccaggccaggtGAGCAATTGAGGAGGCAGAAATCTAGGCCCGCAGAAGCGCTCCCCCCACCACACCCGCGCTCGCTTTTGGAAGCCAGCAAGACTAGCCacctcatgcctaaagtgggggaAGGATGTAAGGTCCCTGTATCCATGCCTAAACTGCCACTAATGATCCGGTAGTAGCCATCCCTTCTCAGATCTGATCTCCTACTGCCACTCAAGGTGAAGACACATatagctgttgttgtttttaataattccgCGATGGAAGAGCTATCTTCATTGAATCTCTGAAAAATTCCCCAAAGGCGGCGGCTTTGTCGTGGGAAATGGCCTCGCGCATCTTTGGCCGTCCCGTGGGCGCACACCTAGCTGTCTGGCGTGGCTTTGCCTCACCTTTTCCGAGTCTCTGCCCAGCGAACGGAGCTGAGCAGCGGCCTCTCGCTATCTTTCTTAGGTCTGAAATCTCGATGTTCCACTGCCACCTTGCAATTCAGTCCGGTCTCCCACCCAGGAGTGCAGCTTTCGATTGGCCTGGTCCGCTGGAAGAGTCGCAAAAGGGTGGCAGCTTCTCGAGAAGCGAAATAGGCGGACCCCTCTTTGTCTTCTCCCCTCCAGACCCCTTTTCTCTCTGCTGTCCTGCTCGCGCTCCGGTGGAAAGAGACGGGCTGCACACCTGCAGCCCGCGGGCTACAAGTCCCAGGCGGGGACGGAAGCGGAACTGCAGCTTTAAGAAAAGCTCTGTCGCCTTTGATCTGCACCGTAGCGCAGCGCTTCCTCTGCTGAAAGAGGTAGATTAAAACCACCATAATCACAGCCCGCACCTAGCAGGCTACAGAGCGGAGGAAAGAGCGCTTCACTTTCTCACCTGGAGGTCCCTTTGAGACATCAAATGCTGCGGGTCGCTGAGTCTCTTTCAGAGCAAGCCAATTGTCCTTGGCCTCCTGCATCGAGAGAGGGCGAAGCTTAACCAGTGGCCCTTCGCAAACCTAGGAAAAATCACATGCTCTACAAACACTTGCACAGGGACACATTTCATCTTGTACTGGATAACAGAAGAGTTACACAATACTGTATAACACACGGTCCAGATTTCAGCAAGGGATTATTTATGTTCACatctaaattaatttatttatcaagGTTAATTATTCTGGATTAAATGCTAGTCCCTATCCCCGCCTTCTTTCTGCAGCCCTACCGGTAATATAAATTAAATGTCTATTTTCATCTGAGTTTTTATCGCGGTAGCAATCGCACCTTCAATACATTCACCCCTCAGGCAAGACGGTTGGCGTTTCAGGAATGGATGCCGGCATCTTCAGGGTGCATTCTTGGAAGCAGAGCGGGGCCTGCCTTCTGCAAAAGGAGATCATTCCCGTCGCTATGTGGTCACTAAACCAAAGAGTAATGGTGGCTGAGGATAGGTCGAGTCCCACTcctgctctctctctcctctctatctctctttttttcccctcacacaccccctctcccctctcccgcgACTGAGaggttttcatttctttcattgaGCACAACGCGCTTAAGTTTTCTCGTTTGGCTGGAAACTATTCAACTACTACAAGAGCATCGTTCTGTCCTTCGGGTACAAAGTTGAATTTCAATTGAAAACAAAATTCAGTTATTGGCAGTGCctagctttttatatttttacattatATAAATGTTAGGATAAAAATAATCGTCATCATGTCATAATTAAGATAAAAATTGGGGGGGGATGGTAGTGGAGAGAAATCAGGGATTGCCATTCATTAACCGAAATAATCACGCCCTAATCTGCTATCAAACGACTCCACCCTAGCCATTTAGTGAAATGCCAAAAAGAAACTTCTGGTTCAAATTTAAGACAAGCATTGTTGAGTCAAAAGCAAAATCACCTCCATTCTGATTCTAAATGAGCAAATAAAAATTTCAAGATGAGAAGGGCaagaaagcattttaaaacatCAGTACATAAAATGTCTATGTTCCCTTGAGTTCAGAACGATCCGAAGGTCTCTGATTTCataaatttccattttaaaaaaacctcagaacttTAACTTGTTGACAGCCTTATTGACAATCTTCCCCCGGCGGGCAAGATAAACCCCAGCAACTGTAGACACCCCTTTCTTTCAACACGGAAAAGGGGTAGTTtgaaaagtttaattttttagttCATGTTCCCTTCCTCTGCCCCCCGGCCGGATCTTTAAGAAAAagctaaatgcaaaaaaaaaaaaaatctttcaagttAGACCAATGCAAATGAAACCTTTAGATGTTtcgtttttgcttttgttttgagtGCCATTCCTCTTTAAATAAGCCACTTGATCATTGCCTGGGAATCTCTATTAATCGAATGGGTTTGCCTTTTTGCCAGGTCCTTTATCATTATTTATGGGCTCTAGATTGTTTCAAAGTTCCCTTGACGTTCGATTTACAAGTTTGGAgctcttttcttttccctgtcCTGCCTTTTGTTCTCAAGAAAGACATCGTGTTGGAAGGGCTTTGAAAAGCTAAACACGAGAGGCCTGCCCGTGAAAAAGGAGCAGACTCGGTCCTTTTTAATTCGTCCGGGCTAGTGAATGACTCTTTGACATAATTGCAGAAGCCATTTCAAAAGCTGAGGATGGGGGGTGCCTTCCATTAAAGCTGCCCAAGTCAACTctagggggggggggctttccaaAGCGGATTCTCTCCCCCACCATCTCTTGGAAAGGGTAAATAAAATAGTTTAttgggaaagggggaaaggaagggaggaaagaaggaaggaagagaaagatggggagggggaaggaggtagGGAGAGACGAGGCTTCCATCTGTTTGCTCCTCACAAATCGATGCCTCCAATGGGTTGGGAGAACATTTCCTTTTACACAAGAACTCTTCATGAAACCCACCCCCGCAGGACTTTTAGATAAACttggacagaatttttttttctcgccAAGCCCCTCCAACAAGCTCCCCGAGATCCTTGAGCCTGCGGTCAACTGCTATTCAAGGAGGGGATAGTTACTCCGTCCGGAAGGAACCCGACATTCTAAACTCTTCGTTCCCTCAGCTTGTGGACGCGAACCGCCTCGCAGCAAAGGTGGGAACGATTCTCAAGCCTGGAGTCGAAGCAACAGCGCGGCCAAGCCCGAAGACCGCGCCGCTTGATCGGGGTCAGCCATCGGGGTGGCCCTTTGCCGCAGGATAAGGAGGCATGCGGGAAATATTAGGGACCAGGGTCCGAGGAAACCCGAGTTTTGAATTTGGCTTCTGGTTTCCTCAAGACCCGAGACAGGAAGAGGAGCCAAATTTATCAGGGAATGAAGGTCGAGCCTCCTCCAGTACTTCTAAAAGCagactcctcctcctttctctctcccccagaaCCCCCTTTCTGCCCAGCCATAAATCTCTCCGAGGAATGGAGTGGGAAACAGGCGCGGGGGAGGGGTGTCTTAGCGGTACTTTTCTGGCATTCAGCAGACTGCAAAAGGGGTCTGGGATTGATGTTGTTTAATCATTACAACCCTTGCTAGACGTCGGAATCATCCAGCCGGCTGTAATAGTTAAATGGAATGACCAACGATCAAACTAAGCTCTTCAAAAATAGGTAGTGGGTCTTTCCAGAAACGCTATCCAATCTATTTCCCCCTTCCCAAACTGGCAATCATCATACAAGGGGAACATAAGGATATGAGGAAACCTATTTTGAGGGGAGTGCTGGGaacggagaggggaggaggagattaAGGTTTTATACCCCGAGAAACTGCCAGGCTTAATAGAAATGAAGAAGGGAGTGTGAGAGAGGAACTGAGTTCAAATCCAGCCAACAGACATCCTGTTGTCTGCCTGCCCGGGCTTGCTGTTCCCTGCTGCTGCTGCCCTGTCTCTGGAGCTGAAAGGTCCCTGCTCAATCCTTCACTCCTTTTTCAGCCACAGGAATTGCATGTTTTCCTCGCAAAGGCTGCTAAGAGGAGAGACCGAAGTGTGGGGTTTTTCAAATGGCTTCTGGTCTTTTGTGGGAAAACGCAAAACGTGTAGCGCAAAGGGGCAGAAATGCGGGTGAAGGAGACAGAGGACAGAGAAAGGCTGGATCTACAAAGGTTTGGATCGATACGTTCATAAATATCGATTACTCTTTATTTTCCAATTAACTATTCTTGTAAAGAAATTCCCATTACCCATGTTACGACCCTCATTTCTCTCTGATCGTTATCTTGTTAGGGTCTCCAAAAGGCATTCTCCCCAGTGGAGGTCATTAAATTTTAATAGCAATTGCAGACTCGGGTAGGAAAGCTTTCTGGCTAACTACAGCCGTCCTCCCATCTAGACGACAAGAAGTTCCTCCAAATATCGTCAAACTTTTGACTTCAGGCAAGTGGTGTCTACAGTTCCCGTGTACGATTTCTTACGTCACTGCCGCTGACCCTTAAATAATTCCTTCCAAGAGCCAAAACAGCTCTTCTGACGAAGGAGAGAGAAAACCAGTGAGGCGCGCGCCGCGGAGCGGGTGGGGTCGAATGCTGCTAATCCTTCCGCGGGCAAAAGAAACGTTCGGAAAGGATCAGAGGCGGATGTCTGGGGGCGGGGGATAAAACCGGCACGGAACTGAAGGGATCCAAAGTCTCAAGTGGAGGAATCGGATGGAGCGCTCGGAACCAGCTGCTGAGTGTCGGGGTTGAGATCCCAGCCCATCTTTGCTTGTTGCTCACCCTCGGGGACAGATGAAGACCCGGGCCTTGGTCTTCCGGTGGCTGAGCCTCAAGTTACAGAATAGCCTAGAGTTGAAACAGGGAGGCCCGTTTCCTCGCGGGTGCACCAGGTCTACCGAGCGTTGTGTCCCAGTCAGGGCAAGAGACAAGAAAAGCAGTAGGCGGCAAACTGCACCCCCGTTCTTGCACGCGTCCGCCCCGCACGAGTGCGGAAAGCTTTCCATCAGGCCAAGCTTCAGAGATGCGCCACCAGATTGCCGAACTCGGCTCCCTTTCCGCGGACCGGAGTAGGGGCGGAGTTAAAATCTCTTCGCCTCCGCCGCacattcctctcctcttccctctcccccacaCTTCCTGGCCAAtgaagagggagagaggcagcCACGTGGGTCCGGAAAGGTTCCGAGCCTGGCAAAACGTGAATGAGAAAGAAGAGCGCGATTCAAAGGTACCGCCGACACCCAGGAGTGCGAGAGAGAGCGCGAGCGCCTGGCGTCTGGCTCTCTGAGGGccccaagagagagagagcgccaaGAGACggaaagaaggcaggcaggcctTTCTGGGGAAGTGACTTGGGTCGGATTGGATCACAGCTCAGGTCAACTCGACCCGATGTCTCCCTGCCGCGGCCAGGGAGACCCAACTTTGACCCTCTGTTGCCCAGTCCAGGCAGTCCCctactgccgccgccgccgcccccggtCCTCCTCGTCCCCGACCAGCACCTGGCTCTAAAACCACTGGGCCGCCCCGTCTGCTTCTTGTCTCGCGCGCCTCCTTGGCCTGTAGAGCCTCTATGAGTGCAGCTTTTCAGCCGTCGCTCATGATGATGCCGCGCCCTTTGGGAAGCAGCACTGCCTTCAGCATAGACTCGCTCATCGGCAGCCCGCCTCAGCCCAGCCCAGGCCACTTCGTCTACACAGGCTACCCTATGTTCATGCCTTACAGACCAGTAGTCCTGccgcctccaccaccaccaccggccGCCATGCCCCAGGCCACTCTGCCGCCCTCACACCCTCACCATCACCAGATTCCCAGCTTACCCACTAGTTTTTGCTCCAGTTTAGCACAGGGCATGGCTTTAACTTCCACCCTCATGGCCACCCTGCCGGGCACATTCTCGGCTTCCCCGCAGCACCAAGAGGCGGCGAGAAAGTTTGCACCACAAGCTCTCCAGGGCAGTTTTGACAAGGTTGGTGCCATTCAGGCAGAAGCTGAAGATGGCAAGGCATTCTTAGCCAAGGAGGGCTCACTACTGGCCTTCTCTGCCTCCGAAGCAGTGCAGGCTTCTCTCGGTAAGTACCTCGGATGGCAAATGCATTTTCGTGTCTCGACGTGCTGCAGACCGTTGGCTACAAAACTAGCCCTGGCCGAGGAAGCCAAAGTAAAGCGGAGTGGGGGTGCCTATTATCTTGTCTTCAGGTGACCCAGGTCATATAATTCTAACCGAAAAGGCAGTCTGGACAATTGAAATGCGTATACTTTATGAATGTATCCATGCGTTCCTGCGAATATTTGTATTTCTCTTAGTGTTCCACGCAATTCTCAGGGACAGCAAATTAAAGGGGGGGGGCTATTCATATTCATATAGAGTGTGCATATGTTGCTATTATTCTAATGCTGTAATTCTATTTGAGGCGTTTAGTATGCCGTCCGTGAAACATGCACacggcagtgttccagtatttaacTTAACatttatgtaatataatataacatgaaTATTATTCCTTCCTTAATGGCTGCTCTTAGGATTTCAAGGGCAGGGGGAAGGTTAAGCAATAGATCATTGAGGTATCATCCTTCCTAATCGACTCCTTGCATACAATTAGAAGTTTGTGAAGAGACTTGGGACgtttagaaaatgcaatttggagttAGTAAGCCAAAGAGCAAGGCAGTGACACTTTAGCCTGGCGAAATGCCTTCTTAAGTCCCTTGCCTAAGAAAAGAATTAGCAAGTCTTGAGAATgagcaaaaaaacaaataaataaaaaaacagtaTGGCATGCACCAGGATGGGTGAACCCAACTCCCCTTCTCATTTTACATGCCATTTTGACGTTCTGCTCCCAGCTTGTTGATCTACGGGGCGCAAAGAACCATTCAAAGAACACTGCCATCTGCGATGAATTTGCTGACAACGAAGAGTCTTGTGGCATCCAAAAGGTGTAAGGGTTGGTGGAAGCAGGCACTTCCGGGAAAACGTGAAGGACTTCATCCCCAAAAGCTTGTGCTTTCATTGTTTCGATGCCTCTGCCCCTAAAACTGTGTTTCTGGAATCCACCGAAAAATAACTTTTAACGTTACTTTCTCCTCAGAGCACCAGGGGAAATGGTTTTCGGTCCCTCTGCCCCATCCCTGGTTCGTCCCCATTCTCCTCTTACCTATCCCTCAGGTtgcaaggggaaggaggaggaggaggctgttcTTGGGAATGCTGGCAAAAAGCTGGGTGAAACATAAAAACAGGTATTGTTTTTGGCTTTCCTCCAGGCACCACACAAGCTGCTTCCGGAAAAGAAGACGCCAAAGCGGAGGACGATTCGAAAGGCAAAGAGGAAAGTTTCTCGCTGGACAGCGATCTCGATTATAGCTCCGACGACAATCTGCCGGGCCAATCGGCGCACAAGGAAGATGATGCTGGCAACGGCCTGGAGGAGAGTAGTCAGAGCTCGGCGAACCCAAACAGTACCACCTCAACGGGAAAAAACCGCCGGCGGCGAACGGCCTTCACCAGCGAGCAGCTGCTGGAATTGGAAAAGGAATTCCACTGCAAGAAATACCTTTCTCTGACCGAGCGATCCCAGATTGCGCACGCCCTCAAACTCAGCGAAGTGCAGGTCAAAATCTGGTTCCAAAACAGGAGGGCCAAGTGGAAACGGGTGAAGGCGGGCAATGCCAATTCTAAGACCGGGGAGCCGTCCCGAAACCCCAAGATTGTGGTGCCTATCCCAGTCCATGTTAGCCGGTTCGCAATCCGGAGCCAGCACCAGCAACTGGAGCAGGCCAGGCCGTGAGCGGGGACAAATCTGACCGAGGTTTTCCCCCCAGCCCCGAAATTTTCCTGTCCTCACGCGCACAATCATCCTCTccgcccctccccctctcccgaaATTGGGGCATAATAGAGAATTTTTCACTCACCAAGTGAAGGAACCGACAACCAAATTAACTAAACCACGCTGAAATGCATTCATAAACCATCCGTCAGAAAACTCGTGTCATTTTTCCAGAGGAAATATCAAAAGACTTGGAGgaactatttacatatttatgagACTGTCCAACTTTGTATATAAAGCGCTGG
It encodes the following:
- the GBX2 gene encoding homeobox protein GBX-2; its protein translation is MSAAFQPSLMMMPRPLGSSTAFSIDSLIGSPPQPSPGHFVYTGYPMFMPYRPVVLPPPPPPPAAMPQATLPPSHPHHHQIPSLPTSFCSSLAQGMALTSTLMATLPGTFSASPQHQEAARKFAPQALQGSFDKVGAIQAEAEDGKAFLAKEGSLLAFSASEAVQASLGTTQAASGKEDAKAEDDSKGKEESFSLDSDLDYSSDDNLPGQSAHKEDDAGNGLEESSQSSANPNSTTSTGKNRRRRTAFTSEQLLELEKEFHCKKYLSLTERSQIAHALKLSEVQVKIWFQNRRAKWKRVKAGNANSKTGEPSRNPKIVVPIPVHVSRFAIRSQHQQLEQARP